DNA from Parafrankia irregularis:
ACGCGGTCCTGCTCGAACTCGGGTGGCAGCATCGACGCCATGAGCAGGCCGTCCATCGAGACCAGCGCGGAGGCCTCGATGTCCTCGGACGACGCGTTGAGCTCGCGCAGGATGGAGGTCACCGACTGCTTCCGCACGTACATCTCCAACCTTGTCGATGGTCCGTCCAGGGAAACCCGGGAGTCGCACGCCGCGTCACACCCGACGGTCGTTCCGCGGTGTGGCTGACCGCTTCTCCCGGCGTCAGCCAGGCTTGGTCGGCATCGTACGCAGAATATTCCGCATTCCGATCGCCACGACTCTCGGGGCCGCTGACCAGCGAAAGCGACCTCCTGGCGGATCCGGTGTCGTGTCGTGCGGCAGCCGAACACGGCGCCGTCGGGCGGCTGGGACGTCTCCGCGGAAGGCCCCGGCGGAAAGTCCAAGTCGGACGGGTAATGTCGACCGCCAAGGCCGGTTTGTCCGCCGCGGACAGGTACCGGACGAGGGCGGCTCGGCGAGCGTGACCTCCGCGGAACGTCTCTGGCGGACGAAGGCGGCCGGTCACGATGCTGGACGAGGGGGGCAGTCCGTCGCGGCACCGCAGCACGTCGAAACGGTCGTGGCGCAACCGGGCCCCGACCTCGACGACATCGCAGCCCGCCGAGGCGGAGGCCCACGACGGCGGGCCACCCGCCGCGGGGCAGCCGCCCGGCGCGGGGCAGCCAGCCGAGGCGGCGCGGCCCGTCCCCGGTACCCGCCTCGCGGATGTCACGACGCCCTTGCGGGTGCGGCCAGCCGTAGCAGTGCCGCCGGATGATCCGTCCCCGGACGATCCATCTCCGGACGATCCGTCTCCGGAGCCGGCGCCGGAGCCACCCAGGTCAATCGAAACCGTTCAGGACAGAGGTGCATCGGTGAGTATTCAGTCGGAGCTGTCGCGCGTGGTGTCGGAGCTGCGGCGGTCGATTCCGGAGCTGAACGGCGCCATGGTGGCGTCGGTGGACGGGCTGTCCGTGGCGCACGACTTCCCCGAGCCGGACGCCGAACGAATGGCGGCGATGGCAGCGATGGCTCTCGGCCTGGGCAAGCGCATCTCGGACCGGACCGGACTCGGTGAGATGCAGGAGACGGTGGTCCGCGGCGACCACGGCTACCTGGTGGTGTACGCGGCGGGTGAACAGGCGGTGCTGGTGCTGTCCGGCCCGTTCAACTCCAACCTCGGCCTGATGCGGATCGAGGCCCGCGCGGCCTCCACCGAGATCAGCAAGCTGCTCAGCTGAGCGTGGCGGAGGCCGGCGGGCCTCGGATCAGATAGGGCCGGCCGCGGGTGACGGCGGCGCGGCTCCCCAGGGGGGTCAGGCCGCCGCCTTCTCCAGGATGTGCACGCCGCAGGCGCTGCCGAGGCCGATGACGTGGGCGAGGCCGACCCGGGCGCCGGCGATCTGGCGGTCGCCCGCCTCGCCGCGCAGATGGGTGGCGACCTCCCAGACGTTGGCGATGCCCGTCGCCGCGATCGGATGGCCCTTCGACTCCAGCCCGCCCGACACGTTCACCGGGGTCCTGCCGTCCCGCCAGGTCGCGCCAGAGTTGAAGAAGTCCACGGCGCCGCCCTGCGGGCACAGCTTCAGGTTGTCGTAGTGGACGAGCTCGGCGGTGGCGAAGCAGTCGTGCAGCTCGACGAGGTCGAGATCCTCCGGGCCCACGCCGGCCTGCTCGTAGGCCTGCTCGGCGGCGACGCGGGTGAGCGTGTTGACGTCGGGCAGGACCTGGCAGGCCTCCTGCCAGGGGTCGCTGGTCAGCACCGAGGCGCTGATCTTGACGGCGCGGCGCTGCTGTTCCAGTGACAGGGTGCGCAGCTTCGTCTCGCTGACGACCACGGCCGCGGCGGCGCCGTCGCAGTTCGCCGAGCACATCGGACGGGTGTTCGGGTACGCGATCATGATGTCGTTCATGATCTGCTCAAGACTGAACCGCTTCTGGTAGGCGGCCAGCGGGTTCAGCGTCGAGTGCGCGTGGTTCTTCTCCGAGATCCGCGCGAACAGCTCGAAGCTGGTGCCCCCGTACCTGTGCCCGTACTCCATCCCGATCTGCGCGAACACCCCGGGCATCGTCTCGGTGCCGACCCGGCCGTCGAGCGCGGCGACCGCGCCGAACCGGCCTTTCGGCGCCCAGGTGTCGCCCTCCGCCTCGCGGGCACCGCCGGCGAGCAGGCCCGCCCCCGACAGCTTCTCCGCGCCGACCGCGAGGCCCACCTCCGTCTCACCGGCCCGGATCGCCATGACGGCGACCCGCAGCGCCGTCGCGCCGGTGGCGCACGCGTTCGCGACGTTGAACACCGGGATGCCGGTCTGCCCGGTCTGCTTCTGCAGCTGCTGGCCGAAGGAGCCGCCCCGGCCCATGAGGTTGCCCGCCGCGAGGACTCCGACATCCCGCATGCGCAGGCCGGCGTCGGCGAGTGCGCCCCGGATCGCCTCGACGCCGAGGTCGACCGGGTCGAGCGTGGGGTGCTTACCGAACTTCGTCATGTGGATGCCGAGGATCCAGACGTTCTCCGCCACGACTTCTCCCGTTCGTTCTCTTCTCGCGTGTGCCGTCAGGCGGCCGGCTCGAACCCGTACCCGATCGCCTCGACGCCCGCGGCGTCGGTGCCAAGCGACGTCGTGGTCAGCCGCAGCTTCATTCCCAGCCGGATGTGCTCCGGGTCCGGCGCAACGTTCACTACGTTGCCGCGGACGGTGGTCCCGCCGCAGT
Protein-coding regions in this window:
- a CDS encoding thiolase family protein, whose translation is MAENVWILGIHMTKFGKHPTLDPVDLGVEAIRGALADAGLRMRDVGVLAAGNLMGRGGSFGQQLQKQTGQTGIPVFNVANACATGATALRVAVMAIRAGETEVGLAVGAEKLSGAGLLAGGAREAEGDTWAPKGRFGAVAALDGRVGTETMPGVFAQIGMEYGHRYGGTSFELFARISEKNHAHSTLNPLAAYQKRFSLEQIMNDIMIAYPNTRPMCSANCDGAAAAVVVSETKLRTLSLEQQRRAVKISASVLTSDPWQEACQVLPDVNTLTRVAAEQAYEQAGVGPEDLDLVELHDCFATAELVHYDNLKLCPQGGAVDFFNSGATWRDGRTPVNVSGGLESKGHPIAATGIANVWEVATHLRGEAGDRQIAGARVGLAHVIGLGSACGVHILEKAAA
- a CDS encoding roadblock/LC7 domain-containing protein yields the protein MSIQSELSRVVSELRRSIPELNGAMVASVDGLSVAHDFPEPDAERMAAMAAMALGLGKRISDRTGLGEMQETVVRGDHGYLVVYAAGEQAVLVLSGPFNSNLGLMRIEARAASTEISKLLS